In Phycisphaerae bacterium RAS2, the DNA window AGTGTTTTTTCCGCAGAGACTTCAGGCCAGGGTCCCCAGGGCACCGCTTCGACGAGTTCCAAGCCTGCGGCAATTGACCCTTCCGCTTCATCCGCGATACAATTGACCGTGGTAAACAACCCGCCTGCCCGGCCGAGCTAACCGGCCGACCCGGGAGCCGCCCGCTCCCGCCGACGATGGGGTTTGATCAGCTTAGCAAATGCCAGTGGGAGGAATCGGTGTGATGAATTCAATGCGAAAGCTCTTGTGCCTGATGCTTGCGGTTGCGGCGATTGTTCCTGTCATGGGAGGCTGCGGTGTGGGTACGACCCAGCAGGAAAACAACCGTCAGATCGGTCGCGTGGCGGATTACGACGCCCGCATGATGGTGGACGATCTCGCATTGTTCTTTCAGACGCGCCGGCCGCTGCGCGGCAGCAAGTGGGTCATCGACTGATCGTCGAACCATTCAATTGAATCCGAAGCCCACGGTCGTTGCGATGGTTTGTCCTTCGCCGCCGTGGGCTTTCACGTTGTTCGTGTCGCGAAAACACATCGGCTAAGATTGGGTCCCGCTACTTGATCAAGGGTGAAGGTCTGCGCCACGAGTGCATTGGATGAAAGGTAAACACTGGGTACGCCTGCTGCCGACGAACGCCTTAGCGCCTGGCGCGGCGAAGTACGTCGAGGCGGGCGGCCTGGAGTTGGCGGCTTTTCACTTGTCGGACCCGGACCGATTTGTGGTCACGGCCAATTCATGTCCGCATGCAGGAGGCAATCTTGCGGCAGGGCAGGTGGAAGGACGCGAAGTAACATGCCCGTGGCATTGCTGGAAGTTTGATCTCGACAACGGCCGATGCACGCTTTCCGAAACGGTTCAGCTTCGGCGGTACGAAGCGCGGGTGGAGGGCGGCTTCATTTGGGCGAGACTGGATCAGCCGCTGCCGCCCGGTCCGCCCAATGCCGAAGGACCTTCCTGAACGGCGCGGTGTCATCGTCGGCCGCCGATTTGACGGCCTCCCACCGATCCAGTGCGGCCAGCGCGCCGCGGGCATCGCCATCCCACCAACGGA includes these proteins:
- the nasE gene encoding Assimilatory nitrite reductase [NAD(P)H] small subunit; amino-acid sequence: MKGKHWVRLLPTNALAPGAAKYVEAGGLELAAFHLSDPDRFVVTANSCPHAGGNLAAGQVEGREVTCPWHCWKFDLDNGRCTLSETVQLRRYEARVEGGFIWARLDQPLPPGPPNAEGPS